GCAAGTGTATCAATAACAGCGACAGCAAGTGACCCGGATGATACAATAAGTAAAGTAATAATATCAGGAGATGCTACCCCGCTTACTACAATCAGCGGCGCACTGGCGTCATACACATATACATGGACCGGTGTTCCGGCAGGGAACCATTCCATATCAGTAACAGCATATGACAGTTATAGTACACCGTCATCTCCGGTAACAAGGAGTATAAGTGTTGGTTCAGTATCAACATCAGCTGAGCCGAGATTCAAAGTAAAAGAGACAATAGGGTCTGGTAGCTTCAGCAGGGAAGACAAACCTGTAGAATTATCAATTAATTTCACTTCATTGCTTGCTAATTCCAATATAGGAATTACAGGACTGGCGTTTAATGTTGATTCACTAAGAGTAAAAGAAGTAGATGGCAGTAATAACGTAATAAACCCGAATGTGCCCTTCCAGTTTGACCAGGCGACAGGTTATAATGCCGTCACAAATGCATCCGGAAACTTAACATTGATAATGGCAGGTAATACAGCAGCTAATACTGATAGATATTATGAAGTATATTTTGACACAAATCCGTTAGTATCGGCAGTAAGTGTCCCGGCACAGGTAGCAGTAACAGACGTAGCTAATTATGCGGGGCAGGATAGTTTAAAGATAGTAACAGTAAATGCAGATTATTACTATCATAAAACAGGTGGTGCTTTTGCCAGTATAATAGACAAGAATAGTAATGACTGGGTAAGTTTTCATCATACCACAGGTTCCGGTGCAGGCGGAGAATATCGCGGATTACCTAACATTGGACCCTGTGCACATCCCGGATATCCGGAAATGTCTACAACCGGACTTGGAGCAACTACAACAGTATTGGTCTCAGGTCCTATAAAAACAACGGTTAAATCAATAACAACTGATAACAATTGGGAATGGACATGGGATTTCTATCCAAAATATGCAACGATGACGCTATCTAAAAAGGATTCCACAAAGAATTATTGGTTCCTGTATGAAGGTACTCCGGGAGGCGGCGATTGTGTAAATTCAACTGACTACTTTTACAGGTCAAATGATACGACTCAGAAGAATTGTGGTTCATATACTAATTCAAGTAGTGCGACTAATTTAGCAGAAGATATACCTAATCCGGAATGGGTATATTTTGCAGATAGCACCTTAAATAGAAGTTTGTATCTTGTAAATCAGGAAGATGATAGTTATAATGATAATTACTGGTCAATGACTGCTGTAGCAACTAACTATAAAATGACAGTATGGGGATTTGGCAGGGCAGCGAGTGGTAGTGGTAATAATACACTTATGACTACAGTGCCGGCACATCTTACAATCGGACTCGCTGACAGCAGGGATAAAGCTACAACAGCAAATACAATAGAAAGTTCATGGAGACAGTTAGGTGCTATAACTCAGTCAGCGCCGGAAGTAACAGTTCCGGGACCTTCAAATCAAGCGCCTACTGCAAGCATAACCGCACCATCAAACGCAGCATCATATAATTTAGGTGATACCGTAACAATAAATGCAACAGCAACCGACAGTGACGGAACGATAAGCAAAGTGGACTTTTATGCAGGTGTTACATTGGTCGGAACAGATACAACCTTACCATACAGCTGTACATGGACACCGACAGTAGCAGGAAGTTATAATTTGACAGCAGTAGCGACAGATGACGGAAATGCAACCGGAACATCGTCTGTGATAGCAATAACAGTAAATTCGGCAGGTCCAATCCAGCAGGCATATCCTGCAGGAGTAGACTGGGCTATAGGCTCAGGGACAACAACGATACAGGTAGAAGATTACGATATGATGACGAGTGGTAAAGGTGAGGGTACGGCATACCACGATACAACAGTCGGCAACAGTAGTACGGTGTATAGAACAAGCGAGAATGTAGATGTGCAAGCGTGCACCGATACAGGTGGTGGGTATAACGTAGGGTGGACAAAACCCGGGGAATGGCTGGAATACAGTGTGAATGTAAATGAAGGCGGAGAATACAAAATAATTCTGAGAGCAGCCATGTCAGGTTCAGCAAGTCCGTTACACCTTGAATTCGGTACGCATAATTTAACGCCATATTGTATAACACCCTCGGTGACCATACCTAATACAGGTGGATGGCAGACATGGACTGATGTAACACTTTCAACCGGGGTAACACTTACCGCAGGCAACCAGATAATGAAGTTGGTCATGGATGCTAGTGCAATAACGGGTTGTGGTAATCTTAATTATATCAGTTTAATAAAAATGAGTGCAGATACGCCTAATGTAGTGGCAACACCGACAATCAGCCCGGCAGCAGGGTCATATGCAGATTCTGTTACAGTAACCTTAGGATGTGCAACCAATGCAGCAGAGATAAGATATACTACAAATGGAACAGACCCGACATCATCGTCAACATTATATAATTCACCATTTACATTAACAGCGAGTGCAACAGTCCGGGCACGTGCGTTCAAAGCTACTATGACCGATAGTTCTGTAAATAGTACGGTATATACAATAACAACCGTTTCAAACCAACAGTCATATGGAAATACTCCGGTAGGTACTCCTTGGCAGGTAGGAGCAGGGTCAACAACGGTACAAGCGGAGAATTACGATACAGTAATAACAGGTTCTGCGTCCGGTGAGACATACTTTGATACGACAGCCGGTAACACTGGCGGAGCATACAGGACAACCGAGAATGTAGATATACAGGCATGCACCGATACCGGTGGCGGGTATAGCTTAGGATATGTATACCCGACCGAATGGCTTGAATACAGCATAAATGTGAATCAGAGTGGTGACTATAAAGTAATAATACGCGCAGCTAACGGCCAGGCAAGTGCCGGCAGCCCGATACACATTGAATTCGGTCCGCACAATGCAACAACTCTTTTAACACCGGCAGTAAGTGTTCCGGCAACAGGCGGGTGGCAGACCTGGACTGATGTAGTAGTTTCAACCGATATCGCACTTGCCGCAGGTGACCAGATAATGAAGTTAGTTATGAACTCTGGCGCGGGTTCTGCCGGCAATTTCAATTACATAACTCTAGTAAGACTAAGTGCCGATACAACACCGCCAACAATAAGCGCAGTAACAACGCCAAGTATAACCGGTAGTGGAATAGTAATAACTTGGACAACTAACGAGCTCGCGACCAGTAAAGTGGAGTATGGCTTAACAACAAGTTATGGCAGTGAAACTCCGGTAACAGATACCGATGGAGTATACAACCACAGTGTTACGCTAAGCGGTCTTACTGAAAACACAGTCTATCATTACCGGATGGTGTCCGTAGATATGAATGGCAATCCAACAACAACAGGAGATTACAGTTTTACAACAATCTCTAATGATCCTAATCCGCCGGTAATAAGCAATGTAACAGCCGGCGTAACACAAAATAGTGCAGTAATAACATGGACAACTGATGAGAACTCAGACTCACAGATAGCATATGGCCTCACAACAGATTTAGTGAACACAACTACATTAGATGCAACACCAACCAGGCTACACAGTGTTTTGCTTAGTGCATTAGATAAAGGCAAGACCTATTATTACAAGGTCTATAGCCGTGACTCGTCTAATAATCTTGCGATATCAGCACAATACAGTTTCAAGACATATAACTTAAAACACAGAATATATACCTATTATTATGATGACGGGACAACTGCAACCAAGACAGGAGCATCTGCGACTGCAACTTTGAAGTTCAAGGTGCAGGTATATAATGTAGATGAAAATAGTATAGCAACTGATTATACAGGAACACTAACTCTTACAACGAAGAACAGCAATAGTAGTGTCCTGGATGCTGCAAATTCAACGTTAACTTTGGCAGATTCAGGTGAGAAGGAAGTCTCAATTCCGTTCCGCAGTGATATAAATACGGTAGAGTTAACGGGTGATACCACAGCTCCGGTAGTGATAAATTTCAATGATATGTATATCGCTAAGTTAGTAGGCTACCAGGGTGGTTCAATACGAGGCGCTAACGGGCTAAAGATAATAATACCTACAGGCGTTTTGTCTGCGAACAAGTATCTTGCCTCAATAAAGACAAGTGCCGCACCTGCTGTCCAGAACACAATCAAATATGTTAATACCAAAAATCCTATATGTTATGATTTTGGTGAGTTAACATTTAACAATAATGCGCCGGTATTGCAAAATCAGGTGTTTACAAGAGCAGTAAACATAACAATACCATATGCAGCAGCAGATATAGGGACACTAAATGAGGACGGACTTAGAATCTATTACTGGACCGGGACAGATTGGGATTTGGTTTCAGGAGTCCAGACAGTAGACAAAGTAAACAATACAATCACAGCGACAGTCAAACACTTCTCAACATACCGTATATTGGGTAGTTATGTATCTGTTGACATGAGTAATGTTAAAGTTTATCCTAACCCATTCAATCCTGACACAGCGGTACTGGGCAAATTGAAGATAATCAATTTACCGATGAACAGCAACATGAAGTTGTATACTGTAGCTGGACGGTTAGTCCGCGAGTTGAAAGAGGTTGACTTTGGCAATCTTGGCTGGCTCGAGTGGGATGGTAAGAATGACGATGGTGACAAAGTAGCCAGAGGAGTATATATTTATCAGTTAGAAGACGCTGCCGGTAACAAGAAAACCGGTAAAATTGGGCTAGTAAAATAGTGGATTAATGGATTAGAGAATTAGGGATTAGGTAGTTCAATGTCCAAATTCATAGTTGCAAAGCTCGCTTTACTGAATTAAAATATTGTGGGATTCTTGTCCGCCAAAGTATTAGCAAAAGAACTATAGAAGGTGCAGAAATAAATTCTGCACCTTCTATTTTAAAGTAGATTATAACTATCGCACCATTGCGCTATCGCACCACCGCACCGTCTCATTATCGCACCGTCTCACAGTCGCACTGTTTCATTGGGGGGTAAATGTCCATTCAAAAGTTGGTAAAAGTTGTATGCAATTTTGTCGTATGCATGTTTGTTGGCAGTTTTTTGTCAGGTGTAGCTGATACAACACCACCTGCAAAGATAGCGTATTTTGTAACTGCGTTTCCGACATCAAAGACCATAACACTCGTATGGCGGTCTGTCGGTGATGATGGTAATTCAGGCACAGCAACAAAATATGATATCAGGTACTCACTTTCACCTATAGCAACAGAATCAGCATGGAATTCTGCCACTAAGGTTAAATGTGATATTACCCCAAGTCCTGCAGGTTCTGCAGAATCGTTTATGATATCTGGTCTTTCACCTTTAAAAAAATACTACTTTGCAATCAAGTCCGGAGACGAAGTCCCGAACTGGTCACCATTATCTAAATCTCCGAGTGGGACAACACCTGCTATCACAGATACAATACCGCCCGGCAAGATAATTGACCTTACAACAAGCGATCCGTCAGCTAACTCAATTACGCTTACCTGGACCGCCCCAGGTGATAACGGCAAAAAGACCATAGATGATATGTGGATACAACCTAAAGTAAAATATTCCGCTACCGGTTTGGCTTCGAGATATATACCATATGATATAAGATATTCTTTGAAACCGATAACTGACGCTAACTGGGACTCTGCAACTAAAGTCCAGAGGACGCCAATAGCACAGGAACTGTCCAAACAGGAGAAATTTGCTGTTGCCGGTCTTTTGCCTTCTACAAAATATTATTTTGCAATAAAAACAGCAGATGATGTTCCAAACTGGTCAGGTGTTTCAAATT
This genomic interval from Elusimicrobiota bacterium contains the following:
- a CDS encoding chitobiase/beta-hexosaminidase C-terminal domain-containing protein; this translates as MGKIIRWFMMLAVVMFISCITVRNLSASPQPGEVYREWCSASTVTYANTGDWRVTSPTADSVKNPAVLADLPNEPQVITLTAADLVGVQRAELIINRWNGHPGTVNKQININGNAWIAVPNTNINTANLTECSGNPESYMLQDIVEINLTAAQLTPGMNAINFTCGNNTGCGGFSSWGQWGTNGAILRLYYTPSAVPAPSGNITGPSTNGTIAETAAISVNAIPPSGASITNVDYVAYYDGYDENGDNYFLDWHEWWFRKLENNYQRITSTTYTDLKLSNHVGSATASPWGVTWNTKYIPDQGSVKLKARIKASNGYWYVTPEITNLTVSHSANGYTTVIYKPGSIPSCWGQRTTGTKYCNITIPAAQPSGLHDLTKTLECAMYWKTWSSDNATFTINNNVATTVQTTFDNYQWVLSLRPVAATLLSNSQMAIRVVNTTVEHGTEVLLPGPVLLVRYNTSGMSMVATPTFSPASGTVPQTVTVTCATSGAEIRYTTNGTDPTSASTLYTTAISITSACTLKAKAFKTGMIDSATGSATYTALQVATPTISPTSGTVPVTVTISCTESGAEIRYTTDGSDPTSASTLYTSQLNITSACTLKAKAFKTGMSNSATASATYTTQNTGSLVKATFSEEIVMANTPQSTIAPSNPAAKTFADIDGDGKLDLIVSGDDANYGGIYWFDNNGGPASTWAKKPIAGPGIFGVGTYAADVDGDGDMDIVAGWYGSTTVEVRWYENTGNYAANWPMRTVGTVLNNSHDKKVVDLDGDGKMEIINRGEDFRNKGVTEGNGNYIYIFHQGASITAAWTGIKIPCLYGEGLQVKDVTGDGMADIVIAGCYYKNPYPNSVMTVANWTQKYYGTQSEFPTSTGYKVAVGDINMDGRPDIVLSASENDFNYDGVPDNTTYNCMFAWYEAPSNPVTGTWTKHLIEPGAQFNLHSLQIADFNKDGLPDIATSKMHNSIPSGVSGVGDVMVYYQYPKGTFNPANKQVISTMGTHEIQAADFDNDGDIDLFGANWRNIGTIVVDSEGADIKLWRNTMTTKLALNDFTYKQVDNNRERYFCTTAESTGGGSGTKYFGTDAADFTGDGYKDIVSGKYFYKNPGTDMIGTWTRTTFPVNVDGCLAVDVDADGVPEVIAEGLFQSDASHVGGTADPGVYLLKKTGNTDTTADWTATKIIDDTVLGSTLHGNGQGYLVADIVRGGKPEILLEGNAAIYCVEIPNSNYTTPASWITKEIAACNEQGFAVGDINKDGLLDVVVGDYTNLANGIYWCKNPGAGADGHVQPIANWTRNAIGNTQQTGTGVSTRYTTDRIKVADINNDGRLDVVVSNEYYQGGVWPSDVKTFWFEQTAAGGWTQHVICSGQYSSNSMDVADIDLDGQIEVVTGEMGDGANANNGKHVRIWDTTDNGATWTATTAGTAESHCGAMLYDMDNDGDLDILSNTWGPNGTYVGYESYKNYHLWRNNAIGIGGGTPSNLPPTASITVPTSGQNYPVAPASVSITATASDPDDTISKVIISGDATPLTTISGALASYTYTWTGVPAGNHSISVTAYDSYSTPSSPVTRSISVGSVSTSAEPRFKVKETIGSGSFSREDKPVELSINFTSLLANSNIGITGLAFNVDSLRVKEVDGSNNVINPNVPFQFDQATGYNAVTNASGNLTLIMAGNTAANTDRYYEVYFDTNPLVSAVSVPAQVAVTDVANYAGQDSLKIVTVNADYYYHKTGGAFASIIDKNSNDWVSFHHTTGSGAGGEYRGLPNIGPCAHPGYPEMSTTGLGATTTVLVSGPIKTTVKSITTDNNWEWTWDFYPKYATMTLSKKDSTKNYWFLYEGTPGGGDCVNSTDYFYRSNDTTQKNCGSYTNSSSATNLAEDIPNPEWVYFADSTLNRSLYLVNQEDDSYNDNYWSMTAVATNYKMTVWGFGRAASGSGNNTLMTTVPAHLTIGLADSRDKATTANTIESSWRQLGAITQSAPEVTVPGPSNQAPTASITAPSNAASYNLGDTVTINATATDSDGTISKVDFYAGVTLVGTDTTLPYSCTWTPTVAGSYNLTAVATDDGNATGTSSVIAITVNSAGPIQQAYPAGVDWAIGSGTTTIQVEDYDMMTSGKGEGTAYHDTTVGNSSTVYRTSENVDVQACTDTGGGYNVGWTKPGEWLEYSVNVNEGGEYKIILRAAMSGSASPLHLEFGTHNLTPYCITPSVTIPNTGGWQTWTDVTLSTGVTLTAGNQIMKLVMDASAITGCGNLNYISLIKMSADTPNVVATPTISPAAGSYADSVTVTLGCATNAAEIRYTTNGTDPTSSSTLYNSPFTLTASATVRARAFKATMTDSSVNSTVYTITTVSNQQSYGNTPVGTPWQVGAGSTTVQAENYDTVITGSASGETYFDTTAGNTGGAYRTTENVDIQACTDTGGGYSLGYVYPTEWLEYSINVNQSGDYKVIIRAANGQASAGSPIHIEFGPHNATTLLTPAVSVPATGGWQTWTDVVVSTDIALAAGDQIMKLVMNSGAGSAGNFNYITLVRLSADTTPPTISAVTTPSITGSGIVITWTTNELATSKVEYGLTTSYGSETPVTDTDGVYNHSVTLSGLTENTVYHYRMVSVDMNGNPTTTGDYSFTTISNDPNPPVISNVTAGVTQNSAVITWTTDENSDSQIAYGLTTDLVNTTTLDATPTRLHSVLLSALDKGKTYYYKVYSRDSSNNLAISAQYSFKTYNLKHRIYTYYYDDGTTATKTGASATATLKFKVQVYNVDENSIATDYTGTLTLTTKNSNSSVLDAANSTLTLADSGEKEVSIPFRSDINTVELTGDTTAPVVINFNDMYIAKLVGYQGGSIRGANGLKIIIPTGVLSANKYLASIKTSAAPAVQNTIKYVNTKNPICYDFGELTFNNNAPVLQNQVFTRAVNITIPYAAADIGTLNEDGLRIYYWTGTDWDLVSGVQTVDKVNNTITATVKHFSTYRILGSYVSVDMSNVKVYPNPFNPDTAVLGKLKIINLPMNSNMKLYTVAGRLVRELKEVDFGNLGWLEWDGKNDDGDKVARGVYIYQLEDAAGNKKTGKIGLVK